In Streptomyces sp. NBC_00569, a single genomic region encodes these proteins:
- a CDS encoding cystathionine beta-synthase — protein sequence MQFHDSMISLVGNTPLVRLNSVTEGIQATVLAKVEYFNPGGSVKDRIALRMIEAAEESGALKPGGTIVEPTSGNTGVGLAIVAQQKGYKCIFVCPDKVSTDKINVMRAYGAEVVVCPTAVDPEHPDSYYNVSDRLVRETPGAWKPDQYSNPNNPLSHYHSTGPELWEQTEGEITHFVAGVGTGGTISGTGRYLKDVSEGRVQVIGADPEGSVYSGGSGRPYLVEGVGEDFWPTAYDRTVADEIVAVSDKDSFQMTRRLAKEEGLLVGGSCGMAVVAALRVAERLGPDDVVVVLLPDSGRGYLSKIFNDEWMADYGFLADTGTSARVGDVLQDKEGGALPSLVHMHPEETVGEAIEVLREYGVSQMPIVKPGAGHPDVMAAEVIGSVVERELLDALFTQRASLGDPLEKHMSAPLPQVGSGEPVEDLMSVLGSADAAIVLVEGKPKGVVSRQDLLAFLAKSGGK from the coding sequence GTGCAATTCCACGACTCGATGATCAGCCTCGTCGGCAACACCCCGCTCGTCAGGCTCAACAGCGTGACCGAAGGCATTCAGGCGACCGTCCTGGCCAAGGTCGAGTACTTCAACCCCGGCGGCTCGGTGAAGGACCGCATCGCCCTGCGCATGATCGAGGCGGCGGAGGAGAGCGGCGCCCTCAAGCCCGGCGGCACGATCGTGGAGCCGACCAGCGGCAACACGGGCGTCGGCCTGGCCATCGTGGCGCAGCAGAAGGGGTACAAGTGCATCTTCGTGTGCCCCGACAAGGTCTCCACGGACAAGATCAACGTGATGCGGGCGTACGGCGCGGAGGTCGTCGTCTGCCCGACGGCCGTGGACCCGGAGCACCCGGACTCGTACTACAACGTCTCCGACCGGCTGGTGCGTGAGACGCCCGGCGCCTGGAAGCCGGACCAGTACTCCAACCCCAACAACCCCCTCTCGCACTATCACTCCACCGGCCCCGAGCTGTGGGAGCAGACGGAGGGCGAGATCACGCACTTCGTGGCGGGCGTCGGCACGGGCGGCACGATCTCCGGGACCGGCCGCTATCTGAAGGACGTGAGCGAGGGCCGCGTGCAGGTCATCGGCGCCGACCCGGAGGGCTCGGTGTACTCCGGCGGCTCCGGGCGCCCGTACCTCGTGGAGGGCGTGGGCGAGGACTTCTGGCCGACGGCGTACGACCGCACGGTCGCGGACGAGATCGTCGCGGTCTCCGACAAGGACTCCTTCCAGATGACCCGCCGCCTCGCCAAGGAGGAGGGCCTCCTCGTGGGCGGCTCCTGCGGCATGGCAGTCGTGGCGGCCCTGCGCGTGGCCGAACGCCTCGGCCCGGACGACGTGGTGGTGGTCCTCCTCCCGGACAGCGGCCGCGGCTACCTCAGCAAGATCTTCAACGACGAGTGGATGGCCGACTACGGCTTCCTCGCCGACACGGGCACGAGCGCGCGCGTGGGCGACGTGCTCCAGGACAAGGAGGGCGGCGCGCTGCCGTCACTCGTCCACATGCACCCGGAGGAGACCGTCGGCGAGGCCATCGAGGTGCTGCGCGAGTACGGCGTCTCGCAGATGCCCATCGTGAAGCCGGGAGCCGGACACCCGGACGTGATGGCGGCCGAGGTCATCGGCTCCGTCGTCGAACGGGAGCTGCTCGACGCCCTGTTCACGCAGCGCGCCTCGCTCGGCGACCCGCTGGAGAAGCACATGTCGGCCCCGCTGCCGCAGGTCGGCTCGGGTGAGCCGGTGGAGGACCTGATGTCCGTGCTCGGCTCCGCGGACGCGGCGATCGTCCTGGTGGAGGGCAAGCCCAAGGGTGTGGTGAGCCGCCAGGACCTGTTGGCCTTCCTCGCGAAGAGCGGTGGGAAGTAG
- a CDS encoding SGNH/GDSL hydrolase family protein, which yields MSRARVARRIAAGAAYGGGGIGLVGAAAVGLLIAEVQLAKRQVGNHGRGVQVPSANGLYGRVFAERPATEVAESEPLRFAMLGDSTAAGQGVHRARQTPGALLASGLAAVAERPVELRNVALPGAMSDDLDRQVAEILSDPDWVPDVCVVMIGANDVTHRMPATRSVRHLSAAVRRLRTAGAEVVVGTCPDLGTIEPVNQPLRYLARRASRQLAAAQTIGTVEQGGRTVSLGDLLGPEFLANPRELFGPDNYHPSAEGYATAAMAVLPTLCASLGLWPEEERPDVSRREGFLPVARAAAQAAEEGGTEVTPAMPTGPRGPWALLKRRRRRRVATQDPTPLNI from the coding sequence ATGTCGAGGGCGAGGGTGGCACGGCGGATCGCCGCGGGCGCGGCGTACGGCGGCGGCGGTATCGGTCTGGTAGGTGCCGCCGCGGTCGGTCTGTTGATCGCAGAGGTCCAGCTGGCGAAGCGGCAGGTGGGCAACCACGGCAGGGGGGTGCAGGTCCCGTCCGCGAACGGTCTGTACGGGAGGGTGTTCGCCGAACGTCCGGCCACCGAGGTGGCGGAGAGCGAGCCGCTGCGGTTCGCGATGCTGGGTGACTCGACGGCGGCGGGGCAGGGCGTGCACCGGGCCCGGCAGACCCCAGGCGCGCTGCTCGCCTCGGGTCTCGCGGCGGTGGCCGAGCGTCCGGTGGAGCTGCGCAACGTGGCGCTGCCCGGCGCCATGTCGGACGACCTGGACCGTCAGGTCGCGGAGATCCTCTCGGATCCGGACTGGGTGCCGGACGTGTGCGTCGTGATGATCGGCGCCAACGACGTGACGCACCGGATGCCGGCGACCCGGTCGGTGCGTCATCTGTCGGCGGCGGTGCGCAGGCTGCGTACGGCGGGGGCGGAGGTGGTGGTGGGGACGTGCCCTGATCTGGGCACGATCGAGCCGGTGAACCAGCCGCTGCGGTATCTGGCCCGGCGGGCCTCGCGGCAGCTGGCGGCGGCGCAGACGATCGGCACGGTGGAGCAGGGCGGGCGCACGGTGTCGCTGGGTGATCTGCTCGGCCCGGAGTTCCTGGCCAATCCGCGGGAGCTGTTCGGTCCCGACAACTACCACCCGTCGGCCGAGGGCTATGCGACGGCGGCGATGGCGGTGCTGCCGACGCTGTGCGCGTCACTGGGCCTGTGGCCGGAGGAGGAGCGTCCGGACGTGTCGCGGCGCGAGGGCTTCCTGCCGGTGGCCAGGGCGGCGGCCCAGGCGGCGGAGGAGGGCGGCACGGAGGTGACGCCGGCGATGCCGACGGGTCCGAGGGGTCCCTGGGCTCTGCTGAAGCGCCGCAGGCGCCGGCGGGTGGCGACGCAGGACCCGACGCCGCTCAACATCTAG